In Felis catus isolate Fca126 chromosome E1, F.catus_Fca126_mat1.0, whole genome shotgun sequence, the following proteins share a genomic window:
- the CLDN7 gene encoding claudin-7: MANSGLQLLGFALALLGWVGLVAATAIPQWQMSSYAGDNIITAQAMYKGLWMDCVTQSTGMMSCKMYDSVLALPAAIQATRALMVVSLVLGFLAMFVATMGMKCTSCGGDDKVKKARIAMTGGIVFIVAGLAALVACSWYGHQIVTDFYNPLVPMNLKYEFGPAIFIGWAGSALVILGGALLSCSCPGSDSKAGYRAPRSYPKPNSAKEYV, from the exons ATGGCCAATTCGGGCCTGCAGCTGCTGGGCTTTGCCTTGGCCCTGCTGGGCTGGGTGGGCCTGGTGGCGGCCACCGCCATCCCGCAGTGGCAGATGAGCTCGTACGCGGGCGACAACATCATCACGGCCCAGGCCATGTACAAGGGGCTGTGGATGGACTGCGTCACGCAGAGCACCGGCATGATGAGCTGCAAGATGTACGACTCGGTGCTCGCCCTGCCGG CGGCCATCCAGGCCACCCGAGCCCTCATGGTGGTGTCCCTGGTGCTGGGCTTCCTGGCCATGTTCGTGGCCACGATGGGCATGAAGTGTACAAGCTGCGGGGGAGACGACAAAGTGAAGAAGGCCCGGATAGCCATGACCGGAGGCATCGTTTTCATCGTGGCAG GTCTTGCTGCCTTGGTAGCTTGTTCCTGGTACGGCCACCAGATCGTCACAGACTTTTATAACCCGTTGGTCCCCATGAATCTGAA GTACGAGTTCGGTCCTGCCATCTTCATTGGCTGGGCGGGGTCGGCTCTGGTCATCCTGGGAGGCGCCCTGCTCTCTTGCTCCTGTCCCGGGAGTGACAGCAAAGCTGGGTACCGCGCACCCCGCTCCTACCCCAAGCCCAACTCTGCCAAGGAGTATGTGTGA
- the ELP5 gene encoding elongator complex protein 5 isoform X1, giving the protein MESVLALRGLVLLRDSVEWEGRSLLKALIKKAALGGEQVHILGCEVSEEEFRAGFDSSVNSRLVYYDLFRDPLNWAQTGEALPGGPLGALQAMCERTDPGPVTVALDSLSWLLLRLPCAALCQALCAMSRRHACRGGSLAAEQLCVLGLLHRELHGPGPMGALSSLAQTEVTLSGTAGQASAHILCRRPRQRPTLETLWFSVLPDLSLDLQGGPPLESQPHPDPHTPQVDPASHLTFNLHLSKREREAKDSLTLPFQFSSEKQQALLRPGPGPATSRIFYEPDTFDDLDPEDPDGDLDV; this is encoded by the exons ATGGAGTCGGTGCTGGCTCTGCGCGGCCTGGTGCTGCTGCGGG ACTCCGTGGAGTGGGAGGGGCGCAGTCTCTTGAAGGCGCTTATCAAGAAAGCTGCGCTGGG TGGGGAGCAGGTCCACATCCTGGGCTGTGAAGTGAGCGAGGAAGAGTTTCGTGCAGGTTTTGACTCCAGTGTCAACAGCCG GTTGGTTTACTATGACCTCTTCAGAGACCCGCTCAACTGGGCACAGACTGGGGAAGCCCTTCCGGGGGGACCCCTGGGAGCCTTGCAGGCCATGTGCGAGAGGACGGATCCTGGTCCTGTCACTGTGGCTCTCGATTCACTGAGCTGGCTGCTGCTGCGTCTTCCCTGTGCCGCCCTGTGCCAGGCCCTCTGTGCCATGAGCCGTCGGCACGCCTGCCGTG GTGGCAGCCTCGCAGCGGAGCAGCTGTGCGTGCTAGGCCTGCTGCACCGAGAGCTCCACGGCCCGGGCCCCATGGGAGCATTGAGCAGCCTTGCCCAGACCGAGGTGACCCTGAGTGGTACAGCGGGCCAGGCCTCGGCCCACATCCTCTGTCGGAGGCCCCGACAGCGCCCAACCCTCGAG ACTCTGTGGTTCTCCGTCCTGCCTGACTTGAGCCTGGATCTCCAAGGGGGACCCCCGCTAgagtcccagccccacccagaTCCTCACACACCGCAG GTGGACCCCGCCTCCCACTTGACCTTTAACCTCCACCTGTCCAAGAGAGAGCGAGAAGCCAAGGATAGCCTGACACTGCCTTTCCAGTTCAGCTCCGAAAA acaGCAGGCTCTGCTGCGCCCTGGGCCCGGCCCTGCTACCAGCCGCATCTTCTATGAGCCAGACACGTTCGATGACCTGGACCCAGAAGACCCAGATGGTGACCTGGATGTTTGA
- the ELP5 gene encoding elongator complex protein 5 isoform X2, which produces MESVLALRGLVLLRDSVEWEGRSLLKALIKKAALGLVYYDLFRDPLNWAQTGEALPGGPLGALQAMCERTDPGPVTVALDSLSWLLLRLPCAALCQALCAMSRRHACRGGSLAAEQLCVLGLLHRELHGPGPMGALSSLAQTEVTLSGTAGQASAHILCRRPRQRPTLETLWFSVLPDLSLDLQGGPPLESQPHPDPHTPQVDPASHLTFNLHLSKREREAKDSLTLPFQFSSEKQQALLRPGPGPATSRIFYEPDTFDDLDPEDPDGDLDV; this is translated from the exons ATGGAGTCGGTGCTGGCTCTGCGCGGCCTGGTGCTGCTGCGGG ACTCCGTGGAGTGGGAGGGGCGCAGTCTCTTGAAGGCGCTTATCAAGAAAGCTGCGCTGGG GTTGGTTTACTATGACCTCTTCAGAGACCCGCTCAACTGGGCACAGACTGGGGAAGCCCTTCCGGGGGGACCCCTGGGAGCCTTGCAGGCCATGTGCGAGAGGACGGATCCTGGTCCTGTCACTGTGGCTCTCGATTCACTGAGCTGGCTGCTGCTGCGTCTTCCCTGTGCCGCCCTGTGCCAGGCCCTCTGTGCCATGAGCCGTCGGCACGCCTGCCGTG GTGGCAGCCTCGCAGCGGAGCAGCTGTGCGTGCTAGGCCTGCTGCACCGAGAGCTCCACGGCCCGGGCCCCATGGGAGCATTGAGCAGCCTTGCCCAGACCGAGGTGACCCTGAGTGGTACAGCGGGCCAGGCCTCGGCCCACATCCTCTGTCGGAGGCCCCGACAGCGCCCAACCCTCGAG ACTCTGTGGTTCTCCGTCCTGCCTGACTTGAGCCTGGATCTCCAAGGGGGACCCCCGCTAgagtcccagccccacccagaTCCTCACACACCGCAG GTGGACCCCGCCTCCCACTTGACCTTTAACCTCCACCTGTCCAAGAGAGAGCGAGAAGCCAAGGATAGCCTGACACTGCCTTTCCAGTTCAGCTCCGAAAA acaGCAGGCTCTGCTGCGCCCTGGGCCCGGCCCTGCTACCAGCCGCATCTTCTATGAGCCAGACACGTTCGATGACCTGGACCCAGAAGACCCAGATGGTGACCTGGATGTTTGA